A window of the Arcobacter sp. LA11 genome harbors these coding sequences:
- a CDS encoding MotA/TolQ/ExbB proton channel family protein: MIDTALNYLGSGSAITLLVLLSLSFYFLLVFWIFIYRYLSLKSSIFNEKKSLDSLTARNASISPLSALHKCANNANTKEILHACELNIIKEASVGISWLSIIASTSPFIGLFGTVVGILESFAKFSSHSKVGFSVIAPAISEALVATAAGIFVAIFAYTFHQILTRKVYELNIYLKAQSEILIAKG; this comes from the coding sequence ATGATTGATACAGCTTTAAATTATTTAGGCAGTGGTAGTGCAATAACACTTTTAGTGTTATTGTCGCTGTCATTTTACTTCTTATTAGTTTTTTGGATATTTATTTATAGATATTTATCTTTAAAATCTTCTATTTTCAATGAAAAAAAATCTTTAGATTCGTTAACTGCAAGAAATGCTTCTATTAGTCCTTTATCTGCATTACATAAATGTGCAAATAATGCTAATACAAAAGAGATTTTACACGCTTGTGAATTAAATATTATAAAAGAAGCTAGTGTTGGTATATCTTGGTTATCAATTATTGCATCAACTTCTCCATTTATTGGACTTTTTGGTACTGTTGTTGGTATTTTAGAATCATTTGCAAAGTTTTCATCTCATTCTAAAGTTGGTTTTTCTGTTATTGCTCCAGCTATTTCTGAAGCTTTAGTTGCAACTGCAGCTGGTATTTTTGTAGCTATATTCGCTTATACTTTTCATCAAATTTTGACAAGAAAAGTTTACGAATTAAATATATATTTAAAGGCACAATCAGAAATTTTAATAGCTAAAGGGTAG
- the atpC gene encoding ATP synthase F1 subunit epsilon, with protein sequence MDTMKLSIVAPNGQIFNDDVKTVTLPGKEGEFGVLPGHASLVSSLTVGVIIIEKADSTEAVAINWGHVKVSESSVDVLVDGAVALTSGENSEIAKNIDAAKDLVNSVKDANVSLAAVEAKINSFA encoded by the coding sequence ATGGATACAATGAAATTATCGATAGTTGCACCAAATGGTCAAATTTTTAATGATGACGTTAAAACTGTAACTCTTCCTGGTAAAGAGGGAGAGTTTGGTGTTCTTCCAGGACACGCATCTTTAGTATCATCATTAACTGTTGGCGTAATTATTATAGAAAAAGCAGACTCAACTGAAGCAGTAGCTATTAACTGGGGACATGTAAAAGTTTCTGAAAGTTCTGTAGATGTTTTAGTAGATGGAGCAGTAGCTCTTACTTCTGGTGAAAACTCAGAAATTGCTAAAAATATTGATGCTGCAAAAGATTTAGTAAACTCTGTAAAAGATGCAAATGTATCTTTAGCAGCAGTAGAAGCTAAAATCAACTCATTCGCATAA